The following proteins are co-located in the Xiphophorus maculatus strain JP 163 A chromosome 24, X_maculatus-5.0-male, whole genome shotgun sequence genome:
- the LOC102237044 gene encoding PI-PLC X domain-containing protein 1-like translates to MGDNQREDVGGGNSDWMSSLPEELLDVPLWNLAIPGSHDSMSFCLDMSSPVLRSEPWLLRITDRLFPCLTRPCIYRWSTTQQSVLWHQCELGIRYLDLRIARKPAGGSSLFFAHGIYTLTCVKEALEELALWLDAHPKEVIIISCSHFESLTDEDHVQLVDFILSLFSKKLCSSQDTPTLRSCWSGGQQVILSYDDLQMECQHRQLWPKIPYWYADSPDPKKVIRYLEEKKRKGRPGSFYVSGLNLTEDALYILLHPLQNLRTMTMEALSPLLRWTAEQRPGPGVGGVNIIGCDFVGFSRFCSIVIGLNFKLLKAAARTSSGSQLPPG, encoded by the exons ATGGGGGACAACCAGCGGGAGGATGTCGGAGGAGGAAACTCAGACTGGATGTCCAGTCTCCCGGAGGAGCTCCTGGACGTCCCGCTTTGGAACCTGGCTATTCCTG GGAGCCATGACAGCATGTCCTTCTGCCTGGACATGTCCTCCCCGGTGCTCAGATCGGAGCCCTGGCTTCTCCGGATAACAGACCGACTTTTCCCCTGCTTGACCCGACCCTGTATTTACCGCTGGTCCACCACACAG caaTCTGTCCTCTGGCATCAGTGTGAGCTCGGTATTCGCTACTTGGACCTGCGGATCGCCAGgaagccagcagggggcagcagttTGTTCTTCGCCCACGGGATCTACACGCTGACGTGCGTCAAG gaggctctggaggagctggcGTTGTGGCTGGACGCTCATCCCAAAGAGGTCATCATCATCTCCTGCTCTCACTTTGAGTCTCTGACTGATGAAGATCACGTCCAGCTGGTGGACTTCATCCTCTCGCTCTTCAGCAAGAAGCTCTGTTCATCACAG GACACTCCCACGTTGCGTTCCTGTTGGTCTGGAGGTCAGCAGGTCATTCTCTCCTATGATGACCTGCAGATGGAGTGTCAGCACCGTCAGCTGTGGCCAAAGATTCCTTACTG GTACGCTGACAGCCCAGATCCAAAGAAAGTGATCAGATATCTGGAGGAGAAGAAACGGAAAGGTAGACCAG GTAGTTTTTACGTCAGCGGTCTGAACCTGACCGAAGACGCTCTCTACATCCTCCTCCATCCCCTCCAGAACCTGAGGACGATGACAATGGAGGCGCTCTCGCCACTGCTCCGTTGGACCGCAGAGCAGCGCCCCGGCCCAGGAGTGGGCGGAGTCAACATCATAGGCTGTGACTTCGTAGGCTTCAGTCGGTTCTGTTCGATCGTGATCGGCCTAAACTTCAAGCTGCTGAAAGCTGCAGCCAGGACTTCCTCTGGTTCCCAGTTACCTCCGGGATGA
- the LOC102237295 gene encoding four and a half LIM domains protein 2-like produces the protein MSERYDCTECKDSLYGQKYILREEYPYCIKCYETLFSSNCEKCKKLISCTSKDLSFKDRHWHSECFLCNNCSRSLVDKPFATKNNLLMCTDCYATEYSSKCHACLKTIMPGTKKMEHKGNSWHENCFICRFCQQTIGTKSFVKKDGNNYCLACYEKLFALQCVHCKKPITTGGVSYHDQPWHKECFVCAGCKMQLAGQRFTSRDDATYCLECFCNLFAKKCAHCTNPISGLGGSKYISFEDRQWHNDCFNCQKCSSSMVGRGFLTFKNDILCPDCGKDL, from the exons ATGTCTGAGCGCTATGACTGCACAGAGTGCAAGGACTCTTTGTATGGACAGAAGTACATCCTGAGGGAGGAATATCCTTACTGCATCAAGTGCTATGAGACACTTTTCTCCAGCAACTGTGAAAAGTGCAAGAAGCTCATTAGCTGCACCAGCAAG GATCTGTCCTTCAAGGACCGTCACTGGCACAGTGAATGCTTCCTCTGCAACAACTGCAGCCGCTCTCTGGTCGACAAACCGTTTGCCACCAAAAACAACCTCCTGATGTGCACCGACTGCTACGCCACTGAGTATTCCTCCAAGTGCCATGCCTGCCTGAAGACCATCATGCCAG GCACCAAGAAGATGGAGCATAAGGGGAACAGTTGGCATGAGAATTGTTTCATCTGCAGATTCTGCCAGCAGACTATTGGCACCAAGAGCTTTGTGAAGAAGGACGGAAACAACTACTGTCTGGCCTGCTATGAGAAACTGTTTGCCCTGCAGTGTGTCCACTGCAAGAAG CCCATTACGACTGGAGGAGTGAGCTACCATGACCAGCCGTGGCATAAGGAATGCTTTGTTTGTGCTGGATGCAAAATGCAGCTGGCTGGGCAGAGATTCACCTCTCGAGACGACGCCACCTACTGCCTCGAGTGTTTCTGCAACCTGTTTGCAAAGAAATGCGCCCACTGCACCAACCCAATCAGTG GTCTCGGGGGCAGCAAGTACATCTCATTTGAGGATCGACAGTGGCACAACGACTGCTTCAACTGCCAAAAATGCAGCTCGTCGATGGTTGGTCGAGGCTTCCTGACGTTCAAAAACGACATCCTCTGTCCTGACTGTGGTAAAGACCTCTGA
- the LOC102237557 gene encoding uncharacterized protein C7orf57 homolog, with translation MSAAAPNHRRTKPGGIKPGAANSGVTGPTSQIPGLCQTATESAAVERTSGRRVGIFETDSDYVKLAKQGGHKGLLSHDVDDDDAPKKAYNPPNWFGEDESKSGNKASSPDSQMKAGRRPLAAPFGTDNNSSWERETDSFSHGKEKMSPDDAVVPMEGLTMSSKYKRISYDKKAPPVSMSKLLSHGYMEEKKKSGNDDDTSSVTSDQTSTVMTEDVDDLD, from the exons ATGAGCGCTGCTGCACCCAACCATCGAAGGACCAAACCCGGAG GCATAAAGCCTGGAGCTGCGAACAGCGGCGTGACCGGACCCACCTCCCAGATTCCCGGCCTCTGCCAGACCGCCACCGAGAGCGCGGCGGTGGAGAGGACCAGCGGGCGGCGAGTGGGAATATTTGAGACCGACTCGGACTACGTCAAGCTGGCGAAGCAGGGAGGACACAAAG GCTTATTGAGTCACGATGTTGATGACGATGACGCACCGAAGAAAGCCTACAACCCGCCCAACTGGTTCGGAGAGGATGAGTCAAAGAG CGGAAACAAAGCCTCGTCTCCTGACAGCCAGATGAAGGCGGGCAGGCGGCCTCTGGCTGCTCCCTTTGGCACTGATAACAATTCCTCCTGGGAAAGAGAGACTGATAGTTTTTCCCATGGTAAAGAGAAG ATGTCTCCAGATGATGCAGTTGTGCCTATGGAGGGTCTGACCATGAGCAGCAAGTATAAGAGAAT aTCCTACGATAAGAAAGCTCCTCCGGTCAGCATGTCCAAGCTGCTCAGTCACGGCTAcatggaggagaagaagaagtctGGAAATGACGACGATACTTCaa GTGTGACTTCAGATCAGACCAGCACCGTCATGACGGAGGATGTGGACGATCTGGATTAG